The Patagioenas fasciata isolate bPatFas1 chromosome 25, bPatFas1.hap1, whole genome shotgun sequence genome includes a region encoding these proteins:
- the LOC136112523 gene encoding uncharacterized protein → MARQLFLQPHLSPTIEKLERYEFAKIWASTSYHLSLQLALHQAVRIPGIGTFAVVTKRVALSEQDLVIVERPVFQPEKAVAQDRELRCACTDFPARQKRREGREGNSSAVAGQTDAACYCISFGLQNKRQKKKEEKLPQYIQKFLEGEEKKKKEAAVGEKSKRPSAGAMKAKAEAEKETPGVEGEAENPEEMQRSQESSSPECSSDSSSSSVESDESSWDLLEIRTIMEDWEEAGEEPPTVPEDNSVPPKRSLSPRTDQALREVVTCILGQVARKRRGERDEQLDLQDKLQCELAVLRWERSGKEAGSSQHLREAAPQAEPPAKAGERRAGPVRPQGSMWWRL, encoded by the exons atggcaagacagctcttcttgcagcctcacctgagcccaactattgagaagctggagcgttatg agttcgctaagatttgggccagcacatcgtatcacctcagcctgcagctggctctccaccag gctgtccgcattcccggaatcgggacttttgcggttgtcacgaagcgagtagccctcagcgagcaggatctggtgatcgtggagagacccgtgtttcaacctgaaaaggctgttgcgcaggaccgtgagctccgctgtgcttgcacagactttcctg cgaggcagaagagaagggagggaagggagggaaacagctcagccgtggcaggacagactgatgctgcctgctattgcatttcattcggcctccagaataaacggcagaagaagaaagaggagaagcttccacagtatatccagaaattcctggaaggagaggaaaagaagaaaaaagaggcggcggtaggggaaaaaagtaaacggccgtcagccggagcaatgaaagcaaaggccgaggcagaaaaggagacacccggtgtggaaggagaggcagaaaacccagaggagatgcagaggagccag gaatccagctcccccgagtgctcctcagacagctcctcgagcagcgtggagtcagacgagtccagctgggacctgctggagatcaggaccattatggaggactgggaagaggccggagaagagccccccacagtccctgaggacaacagcgtccccccgaagcg gagcctttccccacggacagaccaggccctgcgggaggtggtgacctgcatcctggggcaggtggcccgcaagaggagaggggagagggatgagcagctggatctgcaggacaagctccagtg cgagctggccgtgctgcgctgggaacggtcggggaaagaggcaggcagcagccaacacctgcgggaagctgcaccccaggctgaaccccctgccaaggcgggggagaggagggcaggaccggtacgtccccaaggctcgatgtggtggcgtttgtaa